A genome region from Mycobacterium sp. 3519A includes the following:
- a CDS encoding glycosyltransferase, with protein MARVLAYLSPAMGHFFPASVLLRELGNRGHEIALRTFAAGVQTGCDMGFDTQPVDPRIEVTRLGDAGAASPKEALSQVREAFARRAEFEIFDLAEAIHEFHPELLIVDPNCWGASAVAEASGLPWLSFWAFVPYLRSRGVPPWGPGLRPWPGPVGRLRDALLRPKFNAPDAWTASHNVIRARLGLSPLKSADDYARRAPLLLVATAQPFDYPRPDTDDSIQYIGPCSYDPTPPTVPTWLTQIDRPIILISTSSEDQGDIQLARVALEAMADAPVHVVATFPAGVPPDITPPPNATVREFVPHSLVLARASCAVTHGGMGVTQKSLAHGVPVCVVPYGRDQFEVARRVEVAKCGTRLLPKNLTVPRMRAKILEAMTMADGARRVADGYAATGGAARGADVIEQRLLTSTRDAS; from the coding sequence ATGGCAAGAGTTCTCGCGTATCTGAGCCCCGCGATGGGTCACTTCTTCCCCGCCAGCGTGCTGCTGAGGGAGTTGGGTAATCGCGGCCACGAGATCGCGCTGCGCACTTTCGCCGCTGGCGTGCAAACCGGCTGTGACATGGGTTTCGACACGCAACCGGTCGATCCTCGCATCGAAGTCACGCGCCTCGGTGACGCGGGCGCCGCATCCCCGAAGGAGGCGCTGTCGCAGGTACGGGAGGCGTTCGCTCGTCGCGCCGAGTTCGAGATCTTCGATCTGGCCGAAGCCATCCACGAGTTCCACCCCGAACTGCTGATAGTTGACCCGAATTGCTGGGGCGCCTCGGCAGTCGCCGAGGCCAGCGGGCTGCCTTGGCTGTCGTTCTGGGCGTTCGTGCCGTATCTGCGATCTCGTGGAGTGCCGCCATGGGGGCCGGGGTTGCGGCCGTGGCCCGGTCCGGTCGGTCGTCTGCGGGATGCGCTGCTCCGTCCGAAATTCAACGCGCCTGATGCGTGGACCGCGTCGCACAACGTCATTCGTGCCAGACTCGGTCTGTCACCGCTGAAATCGGCCGACGACTACGCACGTCGGGCACCGCTGCTGCTGGTGGCCACGGCCCAACCGTTCGACTACCCGCGGCCGGACACAGACGACTCCATCCAGTACATCGGCCCCTGCTCTTATGACCCGACACCGCCGACAGTGCCGACATGGCTGACCCAGATAGACCGCCCCATCATCCTAATCTCCACATCGTCAGAAGATCAGGGAGATATCCAGCTGGCACGGGTAGCGCTGGAGGCGATGGCCGACGCGCCCGTCCATGTCGTGGCCACCTTCCCGGCGGGGGTGCCGCCCGACATCACACCGCCGCCGAATGCCACTGTGCGCGAGTTCGTCCCGCACAGCCTGGTACTCGCGCGCGCCTCCTGCGCGGTCACCCACGGCGGCATGGGCGTCACCCAGAAGTCGCTGGCGCACGGGGTGCCGGTATGCGTTGTGCCCTACGGCCGTGACCAGTTCGAAGTCGCCCGGCGCGTCGAAGTGGCGAAGTGCGGCACCCGACTGCTGCCGAAAAATCTCACCGTGCCTCGGATGCGCGCGAAGATCCTGGAGGCGATGACGATGGCCGACGGTGCGCGTCGTGTCGCCGACGGGTACGCCGCGACCGGCGGGGCGGCCCGGGGCGCCGACGTGATCGAACAACGGCTGCTGACGTCGACGCGGGATGCTTCATGA
- a CDS encoding alpha/beta hydrolase, producing MTCPTVLLVPGAWHKPGHFDLLVNELTDVDVRTVTLTSSGDDPATLGDMYADAAVIAQAAAAIDGPVVVVAHSYGGVPTTQALAKAENVRRVVYLAAFQLDVGESLLSPNGGRLMPWTRLHHRDGIGGYVEVTTPMTAFYHDVEDRTATQAVAQLGYQRYTAMQQQVTETAWRTIPSTYVICEGDNAIPVAAQEMMAKNANDVLRIETSHSPFLSQPEALAQLIRRCLE from the coding sequence ATGACCTGTCCCACCGTGCTTCTGGTGCCGGGCGCCTGGCACAAGCCCGGCCACTTCGACCTGCTCGTCAACGAACTGACCGATGTCGACGTACGCACTGTGACGTTGACGAGCAGCGGTGACGATCCGGCAACCCTTGGCGACATGTATGCCGACGCGGCGGTGATAGCGCAGGCGGCCGCCGCGATCGACGGGCCGGTGGTCGTGGTCGCGCATTCCTATGGCGGTGTACCCACCACCCAGGCGTTGGCGAAGGCCGAAAACGTCCGGCGCGTCGTGTATCTCGCCGCCTTTCAACTCGACGTCGGTGAGTCGCTGTTGTCCCCCAACGGTGGTCGTTTGATGCCGTGGACGAGACTGCACCACCGCGACGGCATCGGCGGCTACGTCGAAGTGACCACACCGATGACCGCGTTCTACCACGACGTCGAGGACCGCACTGCCACCCAAGCGGTCGCGCAACTCGGCTACCAGCGCTACACCGCGATGCAGCAACAGGTCACCGAAACCGCGTGGCGGACGATCCCGAGCACATACGTCATATGTGAAGGGGACAACGCGATTCCAGTCGCCGCGCAGGAGATGATGGCCAAGAACGCCAACGACGTGTTGCGGATCGAGACGTCGCACTCCCCCTTCCTGTCTCAGCCGGAAGCACTCGCACAGCTCATCAGGCGGTGTCTTGAGTAG
- a CDS encoding DJ-1/PfpI family protein codes for MYAQIVLFDGFDPLDAIAPFEVLAAGSDAVGGDLEVELVSAGGPRQVVSGTRGMVLNATAQLDPAKPGYVIVPGASGPIDGDPDEVDTIPVLLARFGETSAVPLMRKAMANPDVTVATVCGGSLALAMAGLLEGRHAVTHHLGMDVLDATGVTVVDARVVDDGDLVTAGAVTSGLDLALYLLQRSYGPQVALSVEKLFGYERRGTVWT; via the coding sequence GTGTACGCACAGATCGTGTTATTCGACGGGTTCGACCCACTCGACGCCATCGCACCGTTCGAGGTGCTGGCCGCAGGCAGTGATGCGGTCGGCGGCGACCTCGAGGTGGAACTGGTCTCCGCCGGAGGCCCGCGGCAGGTGGTCAGCGGCACCAGGGGCATGGTGTTGAACGCGACGGCCCAACTCGACCCAGCCAAGCCCGGTTACGTGATCGTGCCCGGCGCCAGCGGTCCGATCGACGGTGATCCGGACGAGGTTGACACCATCCCGGTGCTGCTGGCCCGGTTCGGCGAGACGAGCGCGGTGCCGTTGATGCGCAAGGCGATGGCCAACCCGGACGTGACGGTGGCGACCGTCTGTGGCGGGTCGCTGGCGCTGGCGATGGCAGGTCTGCTCGAGGGCAGGCACGCGGTCACCCATCACCTCGGCATGGACGTGCTGGACGCGACGGGCGTCACCGTCGTCGATGCCAGGGTCGTCGACGACGGTGACCTGGTGACGGCGGGCGCGGTGACCTCGGGGCTGGATCTCGCGCTGTATCTGCTGCAGCGCAGCTACGGACCGCAGGTGGCGCTGAGCGTGGAGAAGTTGTTCGGGTACGAGCGGAGGGGCACGGTATGGACCTGA
- a CDS encoding acyl-CoA dehydrogenase family protein has product MTDGLLFDPNTYDPQQFDEETRRLLRATIDFFEGLGKKRILDDDLAAQWPADFVDFVKREKLFATFLTPSEFADGNPDKRWDAARNAALSEILGFYGLTYWYTEQVTILGLGPIWQSENKDAKLRAADDLEAGEVMAFGLSERAHGADVYNTDMVLTPASEEDRANGIRYRATGEKYYIGNGNVASMVSVFGRRDDVSEADAAEGYVFFAADSRHENYHLLDNVVHMQIYVSTFRLENYPVREQDILHTGVEAFAAALNTVNVGKFNLCTCTIGMTEHAFYEAITHAQNRILYGHPVTDFTHVRANFVDAYARLVAMKLFSQRAVDYFRSASLEDRRYLLFNPMTKAKVTMEGETVVRALHDVIAAKGYEKNTMFREVSQLIGTLPRLEGTVHVNVGLVLKFMPNYMFNPAEYPEIPTRNDPADDTFFWNQGPTRGAAKVQFADWKPTYEDHARIPNVARFYEQAQAFSTLLATAAPDADQQKDLGFMLNVGHLFSLIVYGQLILEQAVLTGLDDDIVDQIFDFQIRDFSAYAVALHGKPSSTQAQQDWAVAAIRKPVSDAERFDRVWQRVEAYDGAYEMRP; this is encoded by the coding sequence ATGACCGACGGCTTGCTCTTCGACCCGAACACCTACGACCCGCAGCAGTTCGACGAAGAGACGCGGCGACTGCTGCGCGCCACGATCGACTTCTTCGAAGGTCTCGGCAAGAAGCGCATCCTCGACGACGACCTTGCCGCGCAGTGGCCCGCCGATTTCGTCGATTTCGTCAAGCGGGAAAAGCTGTTCGCGACGTTCCTGACGCCGTCGGAGTTCGCCGACGGGAACCCCGACAAACGCTGGGACGCCGCCCGCAACGCCGCGCTGTCGGAGATCCTCGGCTTCTACGGGCTCACCTATTGGTACACCGAGCAGGTCACGATCCTTGGCCTCGGACCGATCTGGCAGAGCGAGAACAAAGACGCCAAACTCAGGGCCGCCGACGATCTGGAGGCCGGCGAGGTGATGGCCTTCGGGCTGTCCGAGCGTGCGCACGGCGCCGACGTCTACAACACCGACATGGTGCTGACCCCGGCCAGCGAGGAGGACCGCGCCAACGGCATCCGCTACCGGGCGACCGGCGAGAAGTACTACATCGGCAACGGCAACGTCGCCAGCATGGTCTCGGTGTTCGGCCGTCGAGACGACGTGAGTGAGGCGGATGCCGCGGAAGGGTATGTGTTCTTCGCCGCCGACAGCAGGCACGAGAACTACCACCTGCTCGACAATGTCGTGCACATGCAGATCTACGTCAGCACCTTCCGGCTGGAGAACTATCCGGTGCGCGAGCAGGACATTTTGCACACCGGCGTGGAAGCCTTTGCCGCAGCGCTGAATACGGTCAACGTCGGCAAGTTCAACCTGTGCACCTGCACCATCGGCATGACCGAACACGCCTTCTACGAGGCGATCACGCATGCGCAGAACCGCATCCTGTACGGCCACCCGGTGACCGACTTCACCCATGTGCGAGCCAATTTCGTCGACGCGTACGCCCGTCTGGTGGCGATGAAGTTGTTCAGCCAGCGTGCGGTCGACTACTTCCGCAGCGCCAGCCTCGAGGACCGGCGCTATCTGCTGTTCAACCCGATGACCAAAGCCAAGGTCACCATGGAGGGTGAGACGGTCGTGCGGGCGTTGCACGACGTGATCGCGGCCAAGGGTTACGAGAAGAACACGATGTTCCGCGAGGTTTCACAGTTGATCGGCACACTTCCGCGACTGGAAGGCACCGTCCATGTGAACGTCGGTCTGGTGCTGAAGTTCATGCCCAACTACATGTTCAACCCGGCCGAATACCCTGAGATCCCGACCCGCAACGACCCCGCCGACGACACCTTCTTCTGGAACCAGGGGCCGACCCGCGGCGCGGCGAAAGTGCAGTTCGCCGACTGGAAACCAACGTATGAGGACCACGCCCGCATCCCGAACGTGGCACGGTTCTACGAACAGGCCCAAGCGTTTTCGACGCTCCTTGCGACCGCCGCGCCCGACGCCGACCAGCAGAAGGACCTGGGCTTCATGCTCAACGTCGGGCACCTGTTCTCGTTGATCGTCTACGGCCAGCTCATCCTGGAACAGGCGGTGCTGACCGGCCTCGACGACGACATCGTCGACCAGATCTTCGATTTCCAGATCCGCGACTTCAGCGCGTACGCCGTTGCGCTGCACGGTAAGCCGAGTTCCACGCAGGCTCAGCAGGACTGGGCCGTCGCCGCGATCCGCAAACCGGTGTCCGATGCCGAACGCTTCGACCGGGTGTGGCAGCGCGTCGAGGCCTATGACGGCGCCTACGAGATGCGGCCCTGA